Genomic segment of Streptococcus australis:
TTTTTCCAAAGTTTCTCCAACAGAAGGGACTTGTGCCAATTTTTGGGCAGAAAAAACCAAGAGATAAATCATGACTAGAAAAGTAAGTAAAGCCACTATCAAATTCGCTAAATTTAAGGTAATAAAATATGGGACAAAAACACCAATATTGTCAGCACCACAGCTTGCAAAAGTAATCATAGCGACTAGAAAAATCAGGTTTTTATCATCTTTGCGCAAACCATCTTTTGCAATAGCTTCTCCATCAGAATCTCCTAAAAGCAAAACTTTGAGTCCTAGGAAAATTGGAATCAAACCGAGCAAACCTAAAATCTCTTTACTAGGAATATAATTTAAGACAAATGCAAAAAGTAAACTTAGCAATATTAGACTAACAGAGCCTAGAAATTGTCCTAAATAGATATTAATGATGTCTTTTCTGCTTTTTCTTTTGGCAAAAAATAACATTAGGATAATAAGTAAGTCTACGGCTGTCCCAGAATACAGGATTATTGAAGTAACAACATTTTGAACCATAAAACACCTCATTCAAATATATTTTTGAATGTATTTTAACATTAAACTTTGTAGATGTCAACTTCAGCTCCATCAAAATATAGATAAGAAGGTAGTGTACCAAACATTAAAAAGCCCTGCCATCGAAATGATAGCAGGGCTTAACTTCAATATCCAGATGATATATTTATCTAAAAAAGGTAGAGTAAAAGGTAGAGTTTTTATTGATTTGTAGTGCGATATAATGAGTTTCAAAAAATCAAAAATCGCTTAAAATCAATATTTTGACGTCTATTGACGTGTACTGAAACCCTTACTTAACCTCTGTAAACACAACGTGTTTGCGAAGTTTTGGTGAGTATTTCTTCAATTGAAGACGGTCTGGAGTGTTACGTTTGTTTTTAGAAGTAAGGTACAAGCGTTCACCAGATTCTTTGTGTTCAAGTGTAATATTTACGCGCATGGTATCTCCCTTCTATTATTCAGCTGATGCAGCTTTAGCGATCTTACGTCCTTTGTAGTATCCTTTAAGTGATACGCGGTGAGAACGTGAGTAATCTCCAGTAGTTTCGTCAAAGTTTACAGATGGAGCTGTTACTTTGTAGTGTGTACGACGTTTGTTTTTCTTCGCTTTTGAAGTGCGACGTGCAGGTACTGCCATTTTGATTTCTCCTTTAGGTATTTAAATTCGATTCAATCTACTGATTTTCATCAACCATACTAGGATAACACATTTTTTTTGTAAAGTAAAGTTACTTGACAAAAAAAGATGAAAAAATTAGAATCTATTAATCGAAATTTTCTGAAAATTCAAGAATTTTATTCTGTTCTTCATGCGGAAATTGTGCTATAATGGTAAAAACTGAAATGGGAGGGATAAGATGACAGAATTAGATACACGTCACCGCAGTAGCATTTATGACAGTATGGTAAAATCACCAAACCGTGCCATGCTTCGTGCCACTGGAATGACAGATAAGGACTTTGAAACACCGATTGTGGGAGTGATTTCGACTTGGGCGGAAAATACACCATGTAACATCCACTTGCATGATTTCGGGAAATTGGCCAAAGAAGGTGTCAAATCAGCAGGTGCTTGGCCTGTTCAGTTTGGGACTATCACGGTAGCGGACGGGATTGCTATGGGAACGCCTGGTATGCGTTTCTCTCTAACATCTCGTGATATCATTGCAGACTCAATAGAGGCGGCGATGGGTGGTCACAACGTGGATGCATTCGTCGCTATCGGTGGCTGTGACAAGAACATGCCTGGTTCCATGATTGCCATTGC
This window contains:
- the rpmG gene encoding 50S ribosomal protein L33; this encodes MRVNITLEHKESGERLYLTSKNKRNTPDRLQLKKYSPKLRKHVVFTEVK
- a CDS encoding FanG protein, giving the protein MYFNIKLCRCQLQLHQNIDKKVVYQTLKSPAIEMIAGLNFNIQMIYLSKKGRVKGRVFIDL
- a CDS encoding CadD family cadmium resistance transporter, with protein sequence MVQNVVTSIILYSGTAVDLLIILMLFFAKRKSRKDIINIYLGQFLGSVSLILLSLLFAFVLNYIPSKEILGLLGLIPIFLGLKVLLLGDSDGEAIAKDGLRKDDKNLIFLVAMITFASCGADNIGVFVPYFITLNLANLIVALLTFLVMIYLLVFSAQKLAQVPSVGETLEKYSRWFIAVVYLGLGMYILIENNSFDMLRTVFG
- the rpmF gene encoding 50S ribosomal protein L32 encodes the protein MAVPARRTSKAKKNKRRTHYKVTAPSVNFDETTGDYSRSHRVSLKGYYKGRKIAKAASAE